A stretch of Campylobacter concisus DNA encodes these proteins:
- a CDS encoding heavy metal translocating P-type ATPase: protein MSLKVKLNIAGMSCVNCSNAIEKVSKKIDGVLEANVNFANASGEFVLKDASVREVLEQKIKKLGYFVATNIDEFEAKRDEHITAIRNKFIFAFLASMVIMALEMFVRPSVVVNLAILALGFLVLAFSGKDFFAHAIEAVKNKNYDMNVLVALGSGSAFLYSLFAVIFSDFIPDDLKNVYVSGAAMIIAFVLLGKYLEERSKAKAGDYLKTLLKISPKTAFLVMPDGHSKEVNVNELKVGDIVIVKNGYNIPSDGVIVQGGAEIDASMLTGESLPVYKEVGDGVFAGTLNTNGYISVKVTKSSYESLLSQILNLLSDASSKKMPIGRLADKIANIFVPSVVATSVLTFLIWIIFSGNFAYAISSAICVLIISCPCALGLATPIAIVSSLARGAKAGILVKNPEVLELIKDAKFVAFDKTGTLSKGQISVKSSNLSEQDLALIASAENLSEHLISKAIVRYAKQKCIDLQKLNGKFQNVVGQGIIYEDENNQIIIGNEKLLLENEVSLNPDESNAIKEATNDGSGVILCAINKKFVGFLTLSDELKDEASDVINELTSLNLQSVILSGDDEKVVASIAKKLNVSKYHANMLPEDKFNEIKELTNHGGVIFVGDGVNDSPSLKEASVGIAMNSGSDIAKGAGDIVLIKNDLRGVTGLVRLANATMANIKENLFWAFMYNAICIPVAAGVFYPVFGLLLSPVYGSMAMCLSSVTVVLNALRLRYLRLKD from the coding sequence ATGTCTTTAAAAGTCAAACTAAATATAGCAGGAATGAGCTGCGTAAACTGCTCAAATGCTATCGAGAAGGTTTCTAAAAAGATAGATGGAGTACTTGAAGCAAATGTAAATTTTGCAAATGCAAGCGGCGAATTTGTCCTAAAAGACGCTAGCGTGCGTGAAGTTTTAGAGCAAAAGATAAAGAAGCTTGGCTATTTTGTGGCGACAAATATTGATGAATTTGAAGCCAAAAGAGACGAGCATATAACTGCGATCAGAAATAAATTTATATTTGCATTTCTAGCGAGCATGGTCATCATGGCGCTTGAGATGTTTGTAAGGCCTAGCGTGGTTGTAAATTTAGCCATTTTAGCGCTTGGCTTTTTGGTGCTAGCTTTTAGTGGCAAAGACTTCTTTGCTCACGCCATAGAGGCTGTTAAAAACAAAAACTACGATATGAACGTGCTTGTAGCTCTTGGAAGCGGCAGTGCATTTTTATACTCGCTTTTTGCTGTGATCTTTTCAGATTTCATCCCAGATGATCTAAAAAATGTCTATGTCTCGGGCGCAGCGATGATAATAGCCTTTGTTTTGCTAGGTAAGTATCTTGAAGAGCGCTCAAAGGCAAAGGCAGGCGACTACCTAAAGACGCTACTTAAAATTTCGCCAAAGACCGCCTTTTTGGTCATGCCAGATGGACATAGTAAAGAGGTAAATGTAAATGAGCTAAAAGTAGGCGACATCGTCATCGTAAAAAATGGCTACAACATCCCAAGTGATGGCGTGATAGTTCAAGGTGGCGCTGAGATAGATGCTTCTATGCTTACAGGAGAGAGCTTGCCAGTTTATAAAGAGGTGGGAGATGGCGTATTTGCCGGCACTCTAAACACAAATGGCTACATAAGCGTCAAGGTGACAAAGAGCTCTTACGAGAGCTTGCTATCTCAAATTTTAAACCTACTAAGCGACGCTAGCTCTAAAAAGATGCCTATCGGACGGCTGGCTGACAAGATAGCAAACATCTTTGTGCCAAGTGTCGTGGCGACCTCAGTTCTTACATTTTTAATATGGATAATTTTTAGTGGAAATTTCGCCTATGCGATCTCTAGCGCGATCTGCGTTTTAATAATCTCATGTCCATGCGCTCTTGGACTTGCTACGCCAATAGCAATAGTAAGCTCGCTTGCACGCGGTGCAAAAGCTGGAATTTTAGTAAAAAATCCAGAAGTTTTAGAGCTAATAAAAGATGCTAAATTTGTAGCTTTTGATAAAACCGGCACACTTAGTAAAGGGCAAATCAGCGTCAAAAGCTCAAATTTAAGCGAGCAAGATTTAGCTCTTATCGCTTCTGCTGAAAATTTAAGTGAGCATCTCATCTCAAAAGCTATCGTTAGATATGCAAAGCAAAAATGTATAGATTTACAAAAGCTAAATGGAAAATTTCAAAATGTTGTCGGGCAAGGCATCATCTATGAGGATGAGAATAATCAGATAATAATCGGAAACGAAAAGCTGCTTTTGGAAAATGAAGTAAGTTTAAATCCGGATGAAAGTAACGCTATAAAAGAGGCTACAAACGATGGAAGCGGCGTCATACTTTGTGCTATAAATAAAAAATTTGTTGGTTTTTTAACGCTTAGTGATGAGCTAAAAGACGAGGCAAGCGATGTTATAAACGAGCTTACAAGTCTAAATTTACAAAGTGTGATCCTTTCAGGCGATGATGAGAAGGTGGTTGCAAGTATTGCCAAGAAGCTAAATGTGAGTAAATATCACGCAAATATGCTGCCTGAAGATAAATTTAATGAGATAAAAGAGCTTACAAATCATGGTGGCGTTATCTTTGTTGGAGATGGCGTAAACGACTCACCATCACTTAAAGAAGCAAGTGTTGGTATCGCTATGAACTCGGGCTCAGATATAGCAAAAGGTGCTGGAGATATCGTGCTTATTAAAAATGATTTGCGTGGAGTGACTGGACTAGTTAGATTAGCAAATGCTACTATGGCAAACATAAAAGAAAATTTATTTTGGGCGTTTATGTATAACGCGATTTGTATCCCGGTGGCTGCAGGCGTATTTTATCCAGTCTTTGGGCTACTTTTAAGCCCAGTTTATGGCTCAATGGCGATGTGTCTTAGCTCTGTTACTGTTGTTTTAAACGCACTTAGACTTAGATATCTACGACTTAAGGATTAA
- a CDS encoding heavy-metal-associated domain-containing protein, translating into MKTFEANNIHCQNCANTIKNALEDDFGKIEVDLSKEPRQVSLDIKDGDVEKFKSEMADLGFDIIKEL; encoded by the coding sequence ATGAAAACATTTGAAGCAAACAATATCCACTGCCAAAATTGTGCAAACACTATAAAAAACGCACTTGAAGATGACTTTGGCAAGATAGAAGTTGATCTTAGCAAAGAGCCAAGACAAGTTAGTCTTGATATAAAAGATGGTGATGTTGAGAAATTTAAGTCTGAAATGGCTGATTTGGGATTTGACATAATAAAAGAGCTCTGA
- a CDS encoding YebC/PmpR family DNA-binding transcriptional regulator, with amino-acid sequence MGRAFEYRRAAKEARWDKMSKVFPKLAKAITVAAKDGGCDPDMNPKLRAAIAAAKAENMPKDNIDAAIKRANGKDSADIKTIFYDGKAAHGVQIIVECATDNPTRTVANVKAIFSKNGGEILPSGSLSFMFTRKSVFELEKPSADIEEIELELIDYGLSDIEADDETLFVYGDYANFGTLHEGIEKLNLVVKKASLQYLPNQTVNLSEEQMLEVERLLDKLEDDDDVQAVYTNIE; translated from the coding sequence ATGGGACGAGCATTTGAGTACCGAAGAGCTGCAAAAGAAGCCAGATGGGATAAGATGAGCAAGGTATTTCCAAAACTTGCAAAAGCTATAACAGTAGCTGCAAAAGATGGTGGTTGTGATCCAGATATGAACCCTAAACTTCGCGCAGCTATCGCAGCGGCAAAAGCTGAAAATATGCCAAAAGATAACATCGATGCAGCTATAAAAAGAGCAAATGGCAAAGATAGCGCCGATATTAAGACTATTTTTTATGATGGCAAAGCAGCTCACGGCGTACAGATCATCGTTGAGTGTGCGACTGACAATCCAACTAGAACGGTTGCCAATGTTAAAGCGATATTTAGCAAAAATGGTGGAGAAATTTTGCCAAGTGGTAGCCTTAGCTTTATGTTTACAAGAAAGAGCGTTTTTGAGCTTGAAAAGCCAAGCGCAGACATCGAAGAGATCGAACTTGAGCTGATTGATTATGGACTAAGTGATATCGAGGCTGACGATGAGACGCTATTTGTATACGGTGATTATGCAAATTTTGGCACACTTCATGAAGGTATCGAAAAGCTAAATTTAGTGGTTAAAAAAGCTTCACTTCAATACTTACCAAATCAAACTGTGAATCTAAGCGAAGAGCAAATGCTTGAGGTTGAAAGGCTTCTTGATAAGCTAGAAGACGATGATGACGTTCAAGCAGTTTATACAAATATCGAATAA
- a CDS encoding GNAT family N-acetyltransferase has protein sequence MIKNAQKQDAKICIKLLNLAMEDIAYKLSGYDDPAKSDEILEIFFKSETNRLSYKNVFVYKHNEEIIAAMCAYFGGDVEQLDREISQHLMALGKDDKVEKECFDDEFYIDSIAVDENFRGQGLAKELIRHSFVKAKELGHKKVSLIVDTNKPKVRKFYESLGFKFNVKKIVNLHEYDHMIKEII, from the coding sequence ATGATAAAAAATGCTCAAAAACAAGATGCAAAAATCTGCATAAAACTACTAAATTTAGCGATGGAGGACATCGCCTACAAGCTAAGTGGCTACGACGATCCTGCAAAAAGCGATGAAATTTTAGAAATTTTTTTTAAAAGTGAGACAAATAGACTAAGCTATAAAAATGTCTTTGTCTATAAGCATAACGAGGAAATTATAGCTGCTATGTGTGCTTACTTTGGTGGCGACGTGGAGCAGCTTGATAGAGAAATTTCACAGCATTTAATGGCTCTTGGCAAAGATGACAAGGTAGAAAAAGAGTGTTTTGATGATGAGTTTTATATAGATAGCATCGCTGTTGATGAAAATTTTAGAGGGCAGGGACTAGCAAAAGAGCTCATAAGGCATTCGTTTGTCAAGGCAAAAGAGTTAGGGCATAAAAAGGTTTCATTAATAGTAGATACAAATAAGCCAAAAGTTCGTAAATTTTACGAGAGTTTGGGCTTTAAATTTAATGTCAAGAAAATTGTAAATTTACACGAATACGACCACATGATAAAGGAGATAATATGA
- a CDS encoding oxidoreductase, translating to MKLGELYSVVAAALAANFSGILDVSSFMRIKKTNAWITQTNNETNKKGNELYAKFIKDESSAALCDDFVILKSKFEASYYFSSAKDDLVQFYKAINFQPKIGEVDSISNQLILIANILKSKASKESMKLLAAFSVSFFLPYAKQLSKDIQKDATSNFYKSMGYFLEDFCLVLETIIGKA from the coding sequence TTGAAACTTGGAGAACTTTATAGCGTTGTAGCGGCTGCGCTTGCTGCAAATTTTAGTGGTATTTTGGATGTTTCATCTTTTATGCGTATCAAAAAGACAAATGCGTGGATAACGCAGACAAATAACGAAACAAATAAAAAAGGTAACGAGCTTTATGCCAAATTTATCAAAGATGAAAGTAGTGCTGCTTTATGTGACGATTTTGTCATTTTAAAGTCAAAATTTGAGGCAAGCTACTATTTTTCTTCTGCAAAAGATGATCTAGTTCAATTTTATAAGGCTATAAATTTTCAGCCAAAAATTGGCGAGGTTGATAGCATCTCAAATCAGCTAATTTTAATAGCAAATATTTTAAAAAGCAAAGCATCTAAGGAGTCTATGAAACTTCTTGCAGCTTTTAGTGTCTCATTTTTCTTGCCTTATGCTAAACAGCTTTCAAAAGATATCCAAAAAGACGCAACTAGCAATTTTTATAAATCAATGGGATATTTTTTAGAGGATTTTTGCCTAGTTTTAGAAACTATTATTGGTAAGGCTTAG
- the argH gene encoding argininosuccinate lyase, translating into MKEDKNAHKKMWEGRFSEASSKLLEEFNASINFDKNLFEEDIAGSKAHAKMLGVCGILKKDESEAIIMGLDEVLSEIRAGKFEFKLEDEDIHMAVEKRLSQIIGAELGGRLHTARSRNDQVALDFKFYVLKKNLEISLCIKELISTLTNLAKNHKDTLMPGYTHLQHAQPVSLSYHLLAYAFMFKRDFERFVSSYERNNLSPLGSAALAGTPHKIDRSVVASELGFAGCTQNAMDSVSDRDFALEILFNISVFMTHASRLCEELILWSSQEFGFVNISDAYSTGSSIMPQKKNPDVAELIRGKTGRVNGNLVALLTTMKGLPLAYNKDMQEDKEGVFDSVSTILSSATILNEMIKTAKFNEKNMLKATKTGHLSATDLADYLVREKNIPFRTAHFITGKAVAKAESLGFDLSELNEEQLKSVDKNLDANAIKFLDLHASKEARCSQGGTANKSVEEQIEILNEWLKS; encoded by the coding sequence ATGAAAGAAGATAAAAACGCACATAAAAAGATGTGGGAGGGAAGATTTAGCGAGGCTAGCTCGAAGCTACTTGAGGAATTTAATGCCTCTATAAATTTTGATAAAAATCTTTTTGAAGAAGATATCGCTGGTAGTAAAGCTCACGCAAAGATGCTTGGGGTTTGCGGAATTTTGAAAAAAGATGAGTCAGAGGCGATCATAATGGGGCTTGATGAGGTTTTATCTGAGATAAGAGCAGGTAAATTTGAGTTTAAGTTAGAAGATGAAGATATACACATGGCAGTTGAGAAGCGCCTTAGCCAGATCATTGGAGCTGAGCTTGGAGGCAGACTGCACACAGCTAGAAGTAGAAATGACCAAGTTGCGCTTGATTTTAAATTTTACGTATTGAAGAAAAATTTAGAAATTTCTTTATGTATAAAAGAGCTCATCTCCACGCTTACAAATTTGGCAAAAAACCACAAAGATACGTTAATGCCAGGCTACACACATCTTCAGCACGCTCAGCCAGTAAGTCTTAGCTATCACTTGCTAGCATATGCATTTATGTTTAAAAGAGATTTTGAGCGTTTTGTTAGCTCGTATGAGCGAAACAACCTAAGTCCGCTTGGTTCAGCAGCCCTTGCTGGCACACCGCATAAGATAGATAGAAGCGTGGTTGCAAGTGAGCTTGGCTTTGCAGGTTGCACGCAAAATGCGATGGATAGCGTGAGCGACCGTGATTTTGCGCTGGAAATTTTATTTAACATTAGCGTTTTTATGACGCACGCTTCTAGGCTTTGCGAGGAGCTCATACTTTGGAGCTCGCAAGAATTTGGCTTTGTAAACATTAGCGATGCTTACAGCACAGGCAGCTCCATCATGCCACAAAAGAAAAACCCTGACGTTGCCGAACTCATCCGTGGCAAAACTGGACGTGTAAATGGAAATTTAGTGGCGCTTCTGACAACGATGAAAGGCTTGCCACTTGCTTATAACAAAGATATGCAAGAAGATAAAGAGGGCGTATTTGACAGCGTCTCGACCATTTTAAGCTCGGCTACCATCCTAAACGAGATGATAAAAACAGCTAAATTTAACGAAAAAAACATGCTAAAAGCAACAAAAACTGGGCATCTAAGTGCCACTGATCTGGCTGATTATCTAGTGCGTGAAAAAAATATTCCATTTAGAACGGCGCACTTTATCACAGGCAAAGCTGTCGCAAAGGCTGAAAGCTTGGGATTTGATTTGAGTGAATTAAACGAAGAGCAGCTAAAAAGTGTGGATAAAAATTTAGACGCAAATGCTATTAAATTTTTAGATCTTCACGCTTCAAAAGAGGCGCGTTGTTCGCAGGGCGGTACGGCAAATAAAAGTGTGGAGGAACAAATAGAAATTTTAAATGAGTGGCTAAAAAGCTAA
- a CDS encoding cation:dicarboxylate symporter family transporter, with amino-acid sequence MNNTKKQGSLAVRLFTNLAFWVVIGIVGGVIVGMVAPELGIASKPGIDYFIKALKILIGPIIFLTIVSGIVGLESLKDLGSIGLKAFIYFEIVSTLALAVGIIFGETLRPGHGMNLDYTQLDASSVAKFTSQAANMDANSGFVAHTLHLLRGAVPVDDIFPYVHILDPFIKSNTLQVLFMAIIVAIVLSLLAHDKKQACLKPLEFIQHYVLKLLSWLMLFSPVAAFSAMAYLIGKFGIGTLLGMMELLVVMALASCFFIFVVLGVICYFAKINVFKFMRFISKEVLVVFATSSSETALAPLMQKLESAGINRGAVGLIIPTGYSFNLDCTNIYLSLSVIFLAQAFNIPLSFEHLISILIVLMITSKGAVGVTGSGFVVLAGTLSALPSTGIPVVTVAVLLGVDKFMSEMRAVGNLCGNAVGCMIVSIWDKKVDMDKFRYALDHPEEFHFHS; translated from the coding sequence ATGAATAATACTAAAAAGCAAGGAAGCCTTGCCGTAAGATTATTTACCAATCTTGCCTTTTGGGTTGTGATCGGTATTGTTGGTGGCGTTATCGTTGGCATGGTCGCACCTGAGCTTGGTATAGCAAGCAAGCCAGGCATTGATTATTTTATAAAAGCACTTAAAATTTTAATCGGCCCTATTATCTTTTTAACGATCGTTTCAGGCATCGTTGGACTTGAGAGTCTAAAAGATCTTGGGTCTATTGGATTAAAGGCATTTATCTATTTTGAGATAGTTAGCACACTTGCGCTTGCTGTTGGTATCATCTTTGGCGAGACACTTCGTCCAGGACATGGCATGAATCTTGACTACACTCAGCTTGATGCCTCAAGTGTGGCTAAATTTACATCTCAAGCTGCAAATATGGACGCAAATAGTGGGTTTGTAGCACATACACTTCATCTTTTAAGAGGTGCTGTGCCAGTAGATGACATTTTTCCTTACGTGCATATACTTGATCCATTTATAAAATCAAACACACTTCAAGTACTTTTCATGGCTATTATCGTTGCCATCGTACTTTCGCTGCTAGCTCATGATAAAAAACAAGCTTGCCTAAAGCCACTTGAATTTATTCAGCACTATGTCTTAAAACTTCTTAGTTGGCTTATGCTCTTTAGCCCGGTGGCTGCATTTTCAGCTATGGCTTATCTAATCGGTAAATTTGGTATCGGAACGCTTCTTGGCATGATGGAGCTTTTGGTTGTTATGGCACTTGCAAGTTGCTTTTTTATCTTTGTGGTGCTTGGCGTTATCTGCTATTTTGCGAAAATCAATGTCTTTAAATTTATGCGCTTTATCTCAAAAGAGGTATTGGTAGTCTTTGCAACAAGCTCGAGTGAAACAGCTCTTGCGCCACTTATGCAAAAACTAGAATCAGCTGGTATAAATAGAGGCGCTGTTGGACTTATCATTCCAACTGGCTACTCATTTAACCTCGACTGCACCAACATCTATCTAAGTTTAAGCGTTATTTTCCTAGCTCAAGCTTTCAACATCCCGCTAAGCTTTGAGCATCTAATAAGTATACTAATCGTACTAATGATCACAAGCAAAGGCGCTGTTGGCGTGACAGGATCAGGCTTTGTCGTCCTTGCTGGAACACTAAGCGCACTTCCAAGCACTGGCATACCAGTCGTCACCGTAGCCGTGCTACTTGGCGTTGATAAATTTATGTCAGAAATGCGTGCTGTTGGCAATCTCTGCGGTAATGCCGTTGGCTGCATGATAGTTTCTATCTGGGATAAAAAAGTAGATATGGATAAATTTAGATACGCACTAGATCATCCAGAGGAATTTCACTTTCACTCATAA
- a CDS encoding peptidylprolyl isomerase — protein sequence MRFDELKVYDINLDELKKDKFAVLETDKGEIRLELFAEEAPQAVANFIHLIKSGFYNGLNFHRVIPNFVIQGGCPNGTGTGGPGWRIKCECDKQKVKHERGSLSMAHAGRDTGGSQFFICHSKQPHLDGVHTVFGKCVDDESLKVLDAIRQGDKIISAKVRESL from the coding sequence ATGCGTTTTGATGAATTAAAAGTTTATGACATAAATTTAGATGAGCTTAAAAAAGATAAATTTGCAGTTTTAGAGACAGACAAAGGCGAGATCAGACTTGAACTTTTTGCCGAGGAAGCCCCACAAGCTGTCGCAAATTTTATCCATTTGATAAAATCAGGCTTTTATAATGGCCTAAATTTTCACAGAGTTATACCAAATTTTGTCATCCAAGGTGGCTGCCCAAATGGAACAGGCACGGGCGGTCCTGGCTGGAGGATAAAATGCGAATGCGATAAGCAAAAGGTAAAACACGAGCGCGGTAGCCTAAGCATGGCTCACGCAGGACGTGATACTGGCGGATCGCAGTTTTTCATCTGTCATAGCAAGCAACCTCATCTTGATGGCGTGCATACAGTCTTTGGAAAATGTGTTGATGATGAGAGCCTAAAGGTGCTTGACGCTATAAGACAAGGCGATAAGATCATCTCTGCTAAGGTCAGAGAAAGCCTATAA
- the pckA gene encoding phosphoenolpyruvate carboxykinase (ATP), whose translation MNKLDELGLKEIKKINHNLSYDELFELEKANNEGRVSSNGTFMVDTGIFTGRSPKDKYFVKQDPSQKYIAWGKINQPITKELFDKLLKKAKEQLSGKEIFIQDAFCGASKKSQKSVRFVTEVAWQAHFVKNMFIRPSEAELAKFEPDFVVYNACKTKNDDYKADGLNSDVFVIFNVEENVAVIGGTWYGGEMKKGIFSMMNYWLPLEGKLSMHCSANVGENGDTALFFGLSGTGKTTLSTDPKRKLIGDDEHGWDDDGVFNFEGGCYAKCINLDPNSEPEIYAAIRRDALLENVVADEKGVVDYKDGSKTENTRVSYPIYHIDNYEPSSSAGHPKNIIFLSADAFGVLPPVAKLTKEQAMYYFLSGYTAKVAGTERGITEPVATFSACFGEPFMPLHPTVYAKLLGEKIDKHGVNVYLVNTGWSGGAYGVGKRMSIKATRACINAILDGSITKCEFENFDKFNFAIPKELDGVETKLLNPINTWTHPAEYNASRDKLAKMFVENFKRYEDVKEGVEYAKAGPKA comes from the coding sequence ATAAATAAACTAGACGAGCTAGGTCTAAAAGAGATCAAAAAGATAAATCACAATCTAAGTTACGACGAGCTTTTTGAGCTTGAAAAGGCAAACAACGAGGGCAGGGTTTCAAGCAACGGTACATTTATGGTTGATACGGGAATTTTTACTGGAAGAAGCCCAAAAGATAAGTACTTTGTCAAGCAAGATCCGAGTCAGAAGTATATCGCTTGGGGTAAGATAAATCAGCCTATCACAAAAGAGCTTTTTGACAAGCTTCTTAAAAAAGCAAAAGAGCAGCTAAGCGGCAAGGAAATTTTCATCCAAGACGCATTTTGTGGAGCTAGTAAAAAGAGCCAAAAATCAGTCCGCTTTGTCACTGAAGTAGCGTGGCAAGCGCACTTTGTAAAAAATATGTTCATCCGTCCAAGTGAAGCGGAGCTGGCTAAATTTGAGCCTGATTTTGTAGTCTATAACGCTTGTAAAACAAAAAATGATGACTACAAGGCTGATGGGCTAAATTCAGACGTTTTTGTTATCTTCAACGTTGAGGAAAACGTTGCAGTAATCGGTGGCACATGGTATGGTGGCGAGATGAAAAAGGGCATTTTTTCTATGATGAACTACTGGTTGCCACTTGAAGGCAAGCTAAGCATGCACTGCTCTGCAAACGTAGGCGAGAATGGCGATACGGCGCTATTTTTTGGCCTATCTGGCACTGGCAAAACGACACTTTCAACAGATCCAAAACGCAAACTAATAGGTGATGACGAGCACGGCTGGGATGATGATGGCGTGTTTAACTTTGAGGGTGGCTGCTATGCAAAATGTATCAATCTTGATCCAAACAGTGAGCCAGAAATTTACGCAGCGATTAGGCGTGATGCGCTACTTGAAAACGTTGTGGCTGACGAAAAGGGTGTGGTTGATTACAAAGATGGCTCAAAGACTGAAAATACACGCGTTAGCTATCCGATCTATCACATCGACAACTACGAGCCAAGCTCAAGTGCTGGTCATCCAAAAAATATCATCTTTTTAAGCGCTGACGCTTTTGGTGTGCTTCCTCCAGTTGCAAAGCTGACAAAAGAGCAGGCGATGTATTATTTTTTAAGTGGCTACACAGCAAAAGTTGCTGGCACAGAGCGCGGTATAACTGAGCCAGTCGCTACTTTTAGCGCTTGCTTTGGCGAGCCATTTATGCCACTTCACCCGACTGTCTATGCAAAACTACTAGGTGAGAAGATCGATAAACACGGCGTTAATGTCTATCTTGTAAATACAGGCTGGAGTGGCGGTGCTTACGGCGTTGGCAAGCGTATGAGCATAAAAGCAACTCGTGCTTGCATAAATGCGATCCTTGATGGTAGCATCACGAAATGTGAATTTGAAAATTTTGATAAATTTAACTTCGCTATCCCAAAAGAGCTCGATGGCGTCGAGACAAAGCTACTAAATCCTATAAACACATGGACGCATCCGGCTGAGTATAACGCTTCACGTGACAAGCTAGCTAAAATGTTTGTTGAAAATTTCAAACGTTACGAAGATGTAAAAGAGGGCGTTGAGTACGCTAAAGCTGGTCCAAAAGCTTAA